One genomic window of Rhodospirillaceae bacterium includes the following:
- a CDS encoding LysR substrate-binding domain-containing protein, which yields MADFDLRALEIFRTVAHEGSVSCAAQKLNRVQSNVSTRIKQLEEHLGKALFLRHNRGLTLTPDGEVLLAYADRLLQLSTEASEAMKKGVPRGVFRIGTMESTAAARLPAILSRYHALYPEVRIEIETDVARGLTRRLLNHDIEVAFVAEPVAFDRLRTRGVFEESLVLVAPPSLPPLDQPSEISGKTIVAFEAGCAYRRYLEDWILEAGIVPGNILSVGSYLGILSCVAAGAGYAVVPQSVLDTVSLTGAIRCYPLPGRFSRITTLVAWRDDYRSVNFDALLDLLPEHDPGRLPLVKNDTAEP from the coding sequence ATGGCGGACTTTGATCTCCGCGCGCTGGAAATCTTCCGCACCGTCGCGCACGAAGGCAGCGTGTCGTGCGCCGCGCAGAAGCTGAACCGGGTGCAGTCCAACGTCTCGACACGGATCAAGCAGCTTGAAGAGCATCTCGGCAAGGCGCTGTTCCTACGCCACAACCGTGGCCTCACGCTGACGCCGGACGGCGAAGTCCTGCTCGCCTATGCCGACCGGTTGCTTCAACTTTCGACCGAGGCGTCCGAGGCGATGAAGAAGGGCGTCCCGCGGGGTGTTTTTCGCATCGGCACGATGGAAAGCACCGCGGCGGCGCGGCTGCCGGCAATCCTGTCGCGCTACCACGCGCTCTACCCGGAGGTCCGGATCGAGATCGAGACCGACGTCGCACGCGGGCTGACCCGGCGTCTGCTCAATCACGACATCGAGGTCGCGTTCGTCGCCGAGCCGGTCGCGTTCGACCGGCTGCGGACCCGCGGCGTGTTCGAGGAGAGCCTGGTTCTGGTCGCGCCGCCTTCCCTCCCGCCGCTCGATCAGCCGAGCGAGATCAGCGGAAAAACGATCGTCGCCTTCGAAGCGGGCTGCGCCTACCGGCGCTATCTGGAGGACTGGATCCTTGAAGCCGGCATCGTGCCGGGGAACATCCTGTCGGTCGGCTCCTACCTCGGCATCCTGTCCTGCGTGGCGGCCGGCGCCGGATACGCTGTGGTGCCGCAGTCCGTGCTCGATACGGTCTCGCTGACGGGCGCCATTCGGTGCTATCCCCTGCCCGGCAGGTTTTCCCGCATCACCACCCTGGTCGCCTGGCGCGACGACTATCGCTCGGTCAATTTCGATGCGCTGCTCGATCTGCTACCGGAACATGATCCGGGCCGTCTTCCTCTCGTTAAGAATGACACCGCAGAGCCCTAG